The Saccopteryx leptura isolate mSacLep1 chromosome 2, mSacLep1_pri_phased_curated, whole genome shotgun sequence genome has a window encoding:
- the SMUG1 gene encoding single-strand selective monofunctional uracil DNA glycosylase: protein MAVSQAFPLGTLHEPAGVLMEPQPCPQSLAEGFLEEELRLNAELCQLQFSEPVGIIYNPVEYAWEPHRSYVTRYCQDPKEVLFLGMNPGPFGMAQTGVPFGEVSVVRDWLGIGGPVLSPPQEHPKRPVLGLECPQSEVSGARFWGFFRNLCGQPKVFFHHCFVHNLCPLLFLAPSGRNLTPAELPAKQREELLRLCDVALCRQVQLLGVRLVVGVGRLAEQRARRALAGLMPEIQVEGLLHPSPRNPRANRGWEAVAKDRLNELGLLPLLTK from the exons ATGGCTGTGTCCCAAGCTTTCCCACTGGGAACCCTCCATGAACCTGCAGGTGTCCTGAtggagccccagccctgccctcaaaGCTTGgctgagggcttcctggaggaggagcttCGGCTGAATGCTGAACTGTGCCAGTTGCAGTTTTCTGAGCCTGTGGGCATTATCTACAATCCTGTGGAGTATGCGTGGGAGCCACATCGCAGCTACGTGACCCGCTACTGTCAGGACCCCAAGGAAGTGCTCTTCCTGGGAATGAACCCGGGACCTTTTGGCATGGCCCAGACTGGG GTGCCCTTTGGGGAAGTGAGTGTAGTCCGGGACTGGTTGGGCATTGGAGGCCCTGTGCTGAGCCCTCCCCAAGAGCACCCTAAGCGACCAGTACTGGGACTGGAGTGCCCACAGTCAGAGGTGAGTGGTGCTCGGTTCTGGGGCTTTTTCCGGAACCTCTGTGGGCAGCCCAAGGTCTTCTTCCATCACTGTTTTGTCCACAATCTGTGTCCTCTGCTTTTCCTGGCTCCCAGTGGGCGCAACCTCACCCCTGCTGAGTTGCCTGCCAAGCAGCGAGAAGAGCTTCTTAGGCTTTGTGATGTGGCTCTCTGTCGGCAGGTGCAGCTGCTGGGGGTGCGGCTGGTAGTGGGAGTGGGGCGGCTGGCAGAGCAGCGAGCACGGCGGGCTCTGGCCGGCCTGATGCCCGAGATCCAGGTGGAGGGGCTCCTGCACCCCTCACCTCGGAACCCACGGGCCAACAGGGGCTGGGAGGCAGTGGCCAAGGACAGACTGAATGAGCTGGGGCTGCTGCCGCTGCTAACGAAATGA